In a genomic window of Thermoanaerobaculales bacterium:
- the mfd gene encoding transcription-repair coupling factor — translation MSYPLPELGELAGALSSGRRPLAIGGVTPGARALVLAALARRGLASRRSLVVVPHVAEAADLAAGLRLLAPELAVGVVPAEVASPYRGTEPPLAARLELVRLLLELAAGEVAVVVAPARALLSPIPLPGRLAERTIRLRRGDAVDTAGLAARLASAGYRRVDLVEEAGEFAVRGFVLDVHAGDDSALRIELDDVAIERIQAFDPATQRSFGRALDAIDVAPLDPFPAGPEQLAAAAAAVDGEHPALAGMMLEGAERRLWWGALHLAGPWTTWLEVAQAVLLCDRDESLGELGRWRKVQEREWRAMVDRDVGVPEPERLLADPELVRQRLEAAELRIETLEVADGSTTWWRLATHPMESFVRRIPDLVPTLRHRRALDLAQVLVVASEGEVKRFRNLLVDGEVAPVEPPPGPGDVAIALADLERGFRWDGGLAVYGRRDLTAAPSPRRRRTGVAAFVSDLRDLRPGDLVVHMDHGIGRFTGFRRIEVEGRLHEMMVLAYRDDDTLLLPVERADLIHKYSSGEGEGAPALDRLGGSTWRRRRSRVKQAVREMAAEMLRLAAARRASRGHEFSPDSPWQREFEDAFAYELTPDQERAVEEIKADMESALPMDRLLCGDVGYGKTEVAIRAAFKAVLDGKQVAVLAPTTILAEQHLDTFRQRFEGFPVETRMLSRFTSPQEAKETLQRLGEGQIDLVIGTHRLLSSDVSFRDLGLVILDEEQRFGVAQKERLKRLRTEVDVVAMSATPIPRTLNMSLTGLRDISLIETPPRDRQAVETSVLEFSEEVVREAVLYEMERGGQVFFVHNRVRSIGAFADWLRRAVPEARVVVAHGQMAERALERAMRAFLGGEADVLLATSIIENGLDIANANTLLVNRADRFGLAQLYQLRGRVGRSERLAFAYFLVPPGQALSPTARARLAAIQEFCELGAGFRIAARDLEIRGAGNLLGAEQHGFMEAVGFETYCRLLEEAVAELEGRELPSRREVELRLGLELQLPPSYIGEPSLRLSFYKRLAAVTDDGALAGLLDEVVDRYGPPPQELANLLAAQRLRTAAQQAGVAAVVRRGGEWRVRLDPAAPAPAELAAVVGRRVGSRVTPAGEILLPASADESLQGVQSLLEELAAARSGA, via the coding sequence ATGAGCTATCCGCTTCCCGAGCTCGGCGAGCTCGCCGGCGCGCTGAGCTCCGGCCGGCGCCCGCTGGCGATCGGCGGGGTCACCCCCGGCGCGCGTGCCCTGGTGCTCGCCGCGCTCGCCCGCCGGGGGTTGGCGTCCCGGCGATCGCTGGTCGTCGTCCCGCATGTCGCCGAGGCCGCGGACCTCGCTGCCGGGCTGCGCCTGCTGGCGCCCGAGCTCGCGGTCGGCGTCGTGCCGGCCGAGGTCGCCTCGCCGTACCGGGGGACCGAGCCGCCGCTCGCCGCCCGCCTCGAGCTGGTGCGCCTGCTGCTCGAGCTCGCCGCCGGCGAGGTGGCGGTGGTGGTGGCGCCGGCCCGGGCCCTGCTGTCGCCGATCCCGCTTCCGGGCCGGCTCGCCGAGCGGACGATCCGGCTCCGGCGAGGCGACGCTGTCGACACCGCCGGCCTCGCCGCCAGGCTCGCCTCCGCCGGCTACCGGCGGGTCGACCTGGTCGAGGAGGCCGGCGAGTTCGCGGTGCGCGGGTTCGTCCTGGACGTGCACGCGGGCGATGACAGCGCGCTCCGGATCGAGCTCGACGACGTCGCGATCGAGCGCATCCAGGCCTTCGACCCGGCCACCCAGCGCAGCTTCGGGCGTGCGCTCGACGCCATCGACGTGGCGCCGCTCGACCCCTTCCCGGCCGGGCCGGAGCAGCTCGCCGCGGCGGCGGCGGCTGTCGACGGCGAGCATCCGGCGCTGGCCGGGATGATGCTGGAGGGTGCGGAGCGCCGGCTGTGGTGGGGCGCCCTCCACCTCGCCGGCCCCTGGACGACCTGGCTCGAGGTGGCCCAGGCCGTGCTGCTGTGCGACCGTGACGAGTCGCTGGGCGAGCTAGGGCGCTGGCGCAAGGTCCAGGAGCGCGAGTGGCGGGCGATGGTCGACCGCGACGTCGGCGTCCCCGAGCCGGAGCGGCTGCTGGCCGATCCCGAGCTGGTCCGCCAGCGGCTCGAGGCGGCGGAGCTCCGCATCGAGACCCTGGAGGTGGCGGACGGCTCGACCACCTGGTGGCGGCTGGCGACCCACCCGATGGAGAGCTTCGTCCGCCGGATCCCCGACCTCGTGCCGACGCTTCGCCACCGCCGGGCCCTCGACCTCGCGCAGGTGCTGGTGGTGGCCTCCGAGGGAGAGGTCAAGCGCTTCCGCAACCTGCTCGTCGACGGGGAGGTGGCGCCGGTGGAGCCGCCGCCGGGGCCGGGCGACGTCGCGATCGCCCTCGCCGACCTCGAGCGGGGCTTCCGCTGGGACGGCGGGCTCGCGGTCTACGGCCGGCGGGACCTCACGGCCGCGCCGTCGCCGCGGCGGCGCCGGACCGGGGTGGCCGCGTTCGTGTCCGACCTGCGCGACCTCCGCCCCGGCGACCTGGTCGTGCACATGGATCACGGCATCGGCCGGTTCACCGGCTTCCGCAGGATCGAGGTCGAGGGCCGGCTCCACGAGATGATGGTGCTCGCCTACCGCGACGACGACACGCTGCTGCTGCCGGTCGAGCGCGCCGACCTGATCCACAAGTACTCCTCCGGCGAGGGCGAGGGGGCCCCGGCGCTCGACCGCCTCGGCGGCTCGACCTGGCGCCGCCGGCGCTCGCGGGTCAAGCAGGCGGTTCGCGAGATGGCGGCCGAGATGCTGCGCCTCGCCGCGGCCCGGCGCGCCAGCCGCGGCCACGAGTTCTCGCCCGACTCGCCGTGGCAGCGCGAGTTCGAGGACGCCTTCGCCTACGAGCTGACCCCCGATCAGGAGCGGGCGGTGGAGGAGATCAAGGCCGACATGGAGTCGGCGCTGCCGATGGACCGCCTGCTGTGCGGCGACGTCGGCTACGGCAAGACCGAGGTCGCGATCCGGGCCGCCTTCAAGGCGGTGCTCGACGGCAAGCAGGTCGCGGTCCTCGCACCGACCACCATCCTCGCCGAGCAGCACCTCGACACCTTCCGCCAGCGCTTCGAGGGCTTCCCGGTCGAGACCAGGATGCTGTCCCGCTTCACCTCCCCGCAGGAGGCCAAGGAGACGCTGCAGCGGCTCGGCGAGGGCCAGATCGACCTGGTGATCGGCACTCACCGCCTGCTGAGCTCGGACGTCTCGTTCCGCGATCTCGGCCTGGTCATCCTCGACGAGGAGCAGCGCTTCGGGGTCGCCCAGAAGGAGCGCCTCAAGCGGTTGCGCACCGAGGTCGACGTGGTGGCGATGTCGGCGACGCCGATCCCCCGGACCCTGAACATGTCGCTGACCGGGCTGCGCGACATCTCGCTGATCGAGACGCCGCCGCGCGATCGGCAGGCGGTGGAGACCTCGGTGCTCGAGTTCTCCGAGGAGGTCGTCCGGGAGGCGGTCCTCTACGAGATGGAGCGCGGGGGCCAGGTCTTCTTCGTCCACAACCGGGTGCGCTCGATCGGCGCATTCGCCGACTGGCTGCGGCGCGCGGTGCCGGAGGCGCGGGTGGTGGTGGCGCACGGCCAGATGGCGGAGCGCGCCCTCGAGAGGGCGATGCGCGCCTTCCTCGGCGGCGAGGCCGACGTGCTCCTCGCCACCTCGATCATCGAGAACGGTCTCGACATCGCGAACGCCAACACCCTGCTCGTGAACCGGGCCGACCGCTTCGGGCTCGCTCAGCTCTACCAGCTGCGCGGCCGGGTCGGGCGGTCCGAGCGGCTCGCCTTCGCCTACTTCCTGGTCCCGCCCGGCCAGGCACTGTCGCCGACGGCGCGGGCCCGGCTCGCGGCGATCCAGGAGTTCTGCGAGCTCGGGGCCGGCTTCCGGATCGCCGCCCGCGACCTCGAGATCCGCGGCGCCGGCAACCTGCTCGGCGCCGAGCAGCACGGCTTCATGGAGGCGGTCGGCTTCGAGACCTACTGTCGCCTGCTCGAGGAGGCGGTCGCCGAGCTCGAGGGACGGGAGCTTCCGAGCCGGCGTGAGGTCGAGCTGCGGCTCGGGCTCGAGCTGCAGCTGCCGCCGTCGTACATCGGAGAGCCCTCGCTGCGGCTCTCGTTCTACAAGCGGCTGGCGGCGGTCACCGACGATGGGGCGCTGGCCGGTCTCCTCGACGAGGTCGTCGATCGCTACGGCCCGCCGCCGCAAGAGCTCGCCAACCTGCTCGCGGCCCAGCGCCTGCGGACCGCCGCCCAGCAGGCCGGCGTGGCTGCGGTCGTCCGCCGCGGCGGCGAGTGGCGGGTCCGGCTCGATCCGGCCGCGCCGGCGCCGGCGGAGCTCGCGGCGGTCGTGGGCCGGCGCGTGGGGTCGCGGGTGACGCCGGCGGGCGAGATCCTGCTGCCGGCCTCTGCCGACGAGTCGCTCCAGGGGGTGCAGTCGTTGCTCGAGGAGCTCGCGGCGGCGCGCTCGGGGGCCTGA
- a CDS encoding peptidylprolyl isomerase: protein MDEGRRFTTAAIAAVGALAALGCAVDEGVVATVGGREVEVAAIQAYVAAATGVSWQSVDDRVASRLLDQFLDQEVMAASAGPSRWREIPGEPAARSSQVRSLVAEVCGPSPTPTPDELERALEQRLEKISPARARVRQLLLPTAQDAAAAQARLAAGEPFIEVSRQMSRAANAATGGELGVLSRGTLPDELDEVVFSLAEGEVSAAVESPAGYHVFQVLEVVPEGPVSRRELESTVRRELVDELARVHARRCIGDRAARVGVAVRAQNLWFHYEGRYGASSNAS from the coding sequence ATGGACGAGGGTCGCCGGTTCACCACTGCCGCGATCGCGGCCGTGGGCGCGCTCGCCGCGCTCGGCTGCGCAGTCGACGAAGGCGTGGTGGCGACCGTCGGCGGCCGCGAGGTCGAGGTCGCAGCCATCCAGGCCTACGTGGCGGCGGCGACCGGGGTGTCCTGGCAGTCGGTGGACGACCGGGTCGCGTCACGGCTCCTCGACCAGTTCCTCGACCAGGAGGTGATGGCGGCGTCGGCCGGACCGTCCCGGTGGCGCGAGATCCCCGGGGAGCCGGCCGCACGGTCGTCGCAGGTGCGGTCGCTGGTGGCCGAGGTCTGCGGCCCATCGCCGACGCCCACCCCCGACGAGCTCGAGCGCGCGCTCGAGCAGCGGCTCGAGAAGATCAGCCCGGCGCGGGCCCGCGTGCGCCAGCTGCTGCTTCCGACCGCGCAGGACGCCGCGGCCGCGCAGGCTCGTCTCGCCGCAGGTGAGCCATTCATCGAGGTGTCGCGCCAGATGTCGAGGGCGGCCAACGCGGCGACCGGCGGCGAGCTCGGCGTGCTGTCCCGCGGAACCCTGCCGGACGAGCTCGACGAGGTCGTGTTCTCGCTCGCCGAGGGCGAGGTGTCGGCGGCGGTGGAGTCGCCGGCGGGGTACCACGTGTTCCAGGTGTTGGAGGTCGTGCCCGAGGGCCCGGTCAGTCGCCGGGAGCTCGAGTCGACGGTGCGGCGCGAGCTCGTCGACGAGCTCGCCCGCGTTCACGCGCGCCGCTGCATCGGCGACCGCGCCGCCCGGGTCGGCGTCGCGGTGCGCGCGCAGAACCTGTGGTTTCACTACGAGGGCCGGTACGGTGCTTCATCCAACGCTTCGTAG
- a CDS encoding SurA N-terminal domain-containing protein, translating into MLHPTLRSLSAAAFAAAIGVASVAWCGDRELVEAILVRVNDRIVTVSDFRERLTAELSQLPSPPEGAARERFARELFTTVVDELILLERAREKKLTIDDEMVDKAIGELREQNQLQDDAAFKAALASAGLTEQALRERYRHNMLLQRAVQSEIKPTEITEEEIRQRYEADKEQFRVPAKAELEQVFLPVAADGSDRRQVMRTAQGLVERVRGGADLRAEATLAGGEVQELGAIPVADMREDLQRVLEPLADNGLTDPLETPGGVQIVRLVRRIPAGYQPFEEVEESIRRQLSQGAYQDQTKGMVDRLKGEYLVEIHEDRLEMIIAQLRGA; encoded by the coding sequence GTGCTTCATCCAACGCTTCGTAGCCTGTCCGCCGCCGCCTTCGCCGCGGCGATCGGCGTCGCCTCGGTCGCGTGGTGCGGCGATCGCGAGCTGGTGGAGGCGATCCTGGTGCGGGTCAACGACCGCATCGTGACGGTCTCCGACTTCCGCGAGCGGCTCACCGCAGAGCTGTCGCAGCTGCCATCGCCGCCCGAGGGCGCGGCTCGCGAGCGCTTCGCGCGCGAGCTCTTCACCACCGTGGTCGACGAGCTGATCCTGCTCGAGCGGGCGCGCGAGAAGAAGCTGACGATCGACGACGAGATGGTCGACAAGGCGATCGGCGAGCTGCGCGAGCAGAACCAGCTCCAGGACGACGCGGCCTTCAAGGCGGCCCTCGCCAGCGCGGGGCTCACCGAGCAGGCGCTGCGCGAGCGTTACCGGCACAACATGCTGCTGCAGCGGGCGGTGCAGAGCGAGATCAAGCCGACCGAGATCACCGAGGAGGAGATCCGCCAGCGCTACGAGGCGGACAAGGAGCAGTTCCGGGTGCCAGCGAAGGCGGAGCTCGAGCAGGTCTTCCTGCCGGTCGCGGCCGACGGCTCGGATCGCCGCCAGGTGATGAGGACGGCGCAGGGGCTGGTGGAGCGGGTCCGCGGCGGCGCCGACCTGCGGGCCGAGGCGACGCTCGCCGGCGGAGAGGTCCAGGAGCTCGGCGCGATCCCGGTCGCCGACATGCGCGAGGACCTGCAGCGGGTCCTCGAGCCGCTCGCCGACAATGGGCTGACCGATCCGCTCGAGACCCCGGGCGGCGTGCAGATCGTCCGGCTCGTGCGGCGGATTCCGGCCGGGTACCAGCCCTTCGAAGAGGTCGAGGAGTCGATCCGTCGGCAGCTGTCGCAGGGCGCGTACCAGGATCAGACCAAAGGCATGGTCGACCGCCTCAAGGGCGAGTACCTGGTCGAGATCCACGAAGACCGGCTCGAGATGATCATCGCGCAGCTGCGCGGCGCGTGA
- a CDS encoding OB-fold nucleic acid binding domain-containing protein encodes MTTASDRRWVRDLKAATDVDEVYVVRSKDVRQRRGGGPYLALTLGDRTGEVTGLVWENVERIGKLCEVGQVLRVHGQVQRYNQRLQVVVRGVEPLAAGEIDPALFVRSSEVDPDILWQQLMALVEEVADPHLKQLLFRVFADPEVARRYRAAPAARGMHHAFRSGLLEHTISMTTTARALARHYRLHEDMVVAGALLHDLGKIWELTIDPSIEYTDDGRLLGHLAMEVLHVDRTIAELPSFPAEHRRHLLHILLSHHGEYEFGSPRRPKTPEALLVHMADNLDSKMAGMLEAIGAGGDDEDAWSEFSRILDRYVYRRRPPAPDNGSSGS; translated from the coding sequence ATGACGACCGCATCCGACCGACGCTGGGTGAGGGACCTCAAGGCGGCGACTGACGTCGACGAGGTCTACGTGGTGCGCAGCAAGGACGTCCGCCAGCGCCGCGGCGGAGGCCCCTATCTCGCCCTGACCCTCGGCGACCGGACCGGAGAGGTGACCGGGCTGGTCTGGGAGAACGTCGAGCGGATCGGCAAGCTCTGCGAGGTCGGCCAGGTGCTGCGGGTCCACGGCCAGGTGCAGCGCTACAACCAGCGGCTGCAGGTCGTGGTGCGGGGCGTCGAGCCGTTGGCGGCCGGCGAGATCGACCCGGCGCTCTTCGTGCGATCCTCCGAGGTGGATCCTGACATCCTCTGGCAGCAGCTGATGGCCCTGGTCGAGGAGGTCGCCGATCCACACCTCAAGCAGCTGCTGTTCAGGGTCTTCGCAGACCCGGAGGTGGCGCGACGCTACCGGGCCGCTCCGGCGGCGCGCGGCATGCATCACGCCTTCCGCTCCGGGCTGCTCGAGCACACGATCTCGATGACGACCACGGCGCGGGCGCTCGCCCGTCACTACCGGCTGCACGAGGACATGGTGGTCGCCGGGGCGCTGCTGCACGACCTCGGCAAGATCTGGGAGCTCACCATCGATCCGTCGATCGAGTACACCGACGATGGCCGGCTGCTCGGGCACCTGGCGATGGAGGTGCTGCACGTCGACCGCACCATCGCGGAGCTGCCCTCGTTCCCCGCGGAGCACCGCCGCCACCTGCTGCACATCCTGCTCTCGCACCACGGGGAGTACGAGTTCGGGTCGCCCCGCCGTCCCAAGACGCCGGAGGCGCTGCTCGTGCACATGGCCGACAACCTGGACTCGAAGATGGCGGGCATGCTCGAGGCGATCGGAGCGGGAGGGGACGACGAGGACGCCTGGTCGGAGTTCTCACGCATCCTCGACCGGTACGTCTACCGCCGCCGGCCGCCGGCGCCGGACAACGGCTCGTCCGGCTCCTGA
- a CDS encoding SelT/SelW/SelH family (seleno)protein: MRITIEYCGSUNYLPRAAGLAADLQKELGAQAELIRGSGGVFDVTVDGELVFSKRTLGRFPEPGEVEAAIRGLRPKA, encoded by the coding sequence ATGCGCATCACCATCGAGTACTGCGGGTCCTGAAACTACCTCCCGCGGGCCGCCGGGCTGGCGGCCGACCTTCAGAAAGAGCTCGGCGCGCAGGCCGAGCTGATCCGCGGCAGCGGCGGCGTCTTCGACGTCACGGTCGACGGCGAACTGGTGTTCTCCAAGCGCACCCTCGGGCGCTTCCCGGAACCGGGCGAGGTCGAGGCGGCGATCAGGGGGCTGCGGCCGAAGGCCTGA
- a CDS encoding sigma-70 family RNA polymerase sigma factor, with protein sequence MTPGKLCVLPAAGEDRTAAAMDDREAVRAARAGDDDAFAALVRRYSGGLHRAIARILADDAEAWDVVQMAFVRAWQGLDRYDERWSFSTWLYRIGTNLAIDLLRSRTSREKAHRAGAEHRFRVVGEMPPASELADHREVDRLFDELVGCLTPQQRSAFVLRELQGLDTADVAKALGCTTTTVRNHVFQARKLLREELARRFPEYLPPSRRA encoded by the coding sequence ATGACGCCGGGAAAGCTGTGCGTCCTTCCCGCGGCGGGAGAGGACCGGACTGCGGCTGCGATGGATGACCGCGAGGCGGTGCGTGCCGCGAGGGCCGGCGACGACGACGCGTTCGCTGCGCTGGTCCGGCGCTACTCGGGCGGTCTCCACCGGGCGATCGCCAGGATCCTCGCCGACGATGCCGAGGCCTGGGACGTGGTCCAGATGGCCTTCGTGCGCGCCTGGCAGGGCCTCGACCGCTACGACGAGCGATGGAGCTTCTCCACCTGGCTGTACCGCATCGGCACCAACCTCGCGATCGACCTGCTCCGCTCGCGGACCAGCCGCGAGAAGGCCCACCGGGCGGGCGCCGAGCACCGTTTCCGGGTCGTCGGTGAGATGCCTCCGGCCTCGGAGCTCGCCGACCATCGCGAGGTCGACCGCCTGTTCGACGAGCTGGTGGGCTGCTTGACACCGCAGCAGCGCAGCGCCTTCGTGCTGCGCGAGCTGCAGGGGCTCGACACCGCCGACGTCGCCAAGGCGCTCGGGTGCACGACGACGACGGTGCGCAACCACGTGTTCCAGGCACGCAAGCTCCTGCGCGAGGAGCTGGCCCGCAGGTTCCCGGAGTACCTGCCGCCGTCACGGAGAGCTTGA
- a CDS encoding zf-HC2 domain-containing protein encodes MRCTDIPDLLDAYLADTLDEPRRNAVRGHLRACERCRAAAVDADPSLLFVAAAPGPPDPVRVEDTARAVIAQVRQQRMQRRLGHRRPWLAAAAAVVLSLVTVAGWRLLAPGSGPDDAGPDAARVAETPSPPPRIEVDMAGEGVRVYQYADQQDSDTAVTFIVNPELEL; translated from the coding sequence ATGCGCTGCACCGACATCCCCGATCTGCTCGACGCCTACCTGGCGGACACCCTGGATGAGCCCCGCCGCAACGCGGTGCGCGGCCATCTGAGGGCATGCGAGCGCTGCCGGGCGGCGGCGGTCGACGCCGACCCGAGCCTGCTGTTCGTCGCCGCGGCGCCGGGCCCGCCCGACCCGGTCCGCGTCGAGGACACGGCCCGAGCGGTGATCGCCCAGGTCCGCCAGCAGCGGATGCAGCGGCGGCTCGGCCACCGCCGGCCCTGGCTGGCGGCCGCTGCCGCGGTGGTGCTGTCGCTGGTCACGGTCGCCGGATGGCGGCTGCTGGCGCCCGGCAGCGGCCCCGACGACGCGGGCCCGGACGCCGCCCGGGTGGCCGAGACTCCCAGCCCGCCGCCCCGGATCGAGGTCGACATGGCCGGCGAAGGGGTCCGCGTCTACCAGTACGCAGACCAGCAGGACTCGGACACGGCAGTCACCTTCATCGTCAACCCCGAGCTGGAGCTGTGA
- a CDS encoding secretin N-terminal domain-containing protein: protein MARHLTVLMVLLSLAAGAPALWASEPTTVRVFQVRHCAVTEVAAAVQKLLTEDGSLTVHPRQSRITVQDRPEVVAAAAEMIAKMDRSPDRYLIEVVLLQGVAQELPPGQQAPVDARLKRMFPFVAYRRIGATSFDGVMGDPASADLGEGHRVSFLASSLGISDDTPWGIPDTANRVHLQWLTLHRLTTDRTGKQRSVEILRTSVFLSEKQEVFIGAGASEDSSQGLVLILQAHEIGGD, encoded by the coding sequence ATGGCCCGCCACCTGACAGTGCTGATGGTGCTTCTCTCGCTGGCCGCCGGGGCGCCGGCCCTGTGGGCGAGCGAGCCGACCACGGTCCGGGTCTTCCAGGTCCGCCACTGCGCGGTCACCGAGGTGGCGGCTGCCGTGCAGAAGCTCTTGACCGAGGACGGAAGCCTCACCGTCCACCCGCGCCAGTCGCGGATCACGGTCCAGGATCGTCCCGAGGTCGTGGCCGCCGCCGCCGAGATGATCGCGAAGATGGACCGCTCGCCGGACCGCTACCTGATCGAGGTGGTGCTGCTGCAGGGCGTGGCCCAGGAGCTCCCTCCCGGCCAGCAGGCGCCGGTCGACGCGCGGCTGAAGCGGATGTTCCCGTTCGTCGCCTACCGCCGCATCGGTGCCACGAGCTTCGACGGCGTCATGGGCGACCCGGCGTCCGCCGACCTCGGCGAGGGCCACCGAGTGTCCTTCCTGGCGAGCTCGCTGGGGATCAGCGACGACACCCCCTGGGGCATCCCCGACACCGCCAACCGGGTCCACCTGCAGTGGCTGACCCTGCATCGGCTCACGACCGATCGGACGGGCAAGCAGCGGTCGGTGGAGATCCTGAGAACGAGCGTGTTCCTGTCCGAGAAGCAGGAGGTGTTCATCGGCGCCGGCGCGTCCGAGGACTCGAGCCAGGGCCTGGTGCTGATCCTCCAGGCGCACGAGATCGGGGGCGACTAG